The genomic region ATGCTCGTCGTGTCGTCGACACGGTTGATCTTGCGCCTGAACATGGGCCACACGGGTTGGCTCTCGACTCGACGCGGGGCCGCTTGTACGTCAGCGTCGAAGGGTCCGACGATCGCCAGGGAGGCGTCGTCGTCATCGACACAGCGACACGAAAGATGTTGGGGCGCATCGATACCGGTGCACCCGGCCCACATTGGTTCGTCATCGATCCAGAAGGCGAGAAAGGCTATGCCTCCAACAAGGAGGCCCCATTCGTTTCTATCGTCGATCTGGCGGCGGGAACGTTCACGCCGGTGGAGGTGCCGGGCAGCGAGGGTTTGGCGGTGTCGACCGACGGCAGCGAACTCTATGTCGCGGCACCGTACGGGTCATTCTCACCGGGACAGGCCGAACAACGTCCGCTCAGCGGCATACGAATTATCGACACCAAGGCCGCCGTGGTTCTCGATATGTTGCCTACCGAGAACGTGGTCTTTCCGGTGTATCTGAGCAGCACCGGCGTGTTGTTGGCCGGTGAGCTGCGCATGTCGGCCGACGATTCGTCCGCTCTGGGCCGTCACGCTCCTGGCCGACTCATCGCATTTTCCACTGCGACGCGCGAGCGGGTCGCAGCCGTGGAGCTGACTGGCAGGTTCCCCCTAACGATCACCGCGTCCCCGGACGGTCGGCTCGGCTACGTCGCCGCCGTCACCTCGTCGACGGTCGACATCGTCGACCTGCAGACCTGGGAGGTGCTCAACAGCCTCACCATCGCCAAACGCGGGGAACCCGGAGCGCATGGGCTGGCCTACATTCCGCGGCTGAGCTGACCACGGGATCAGCAGCCTCGGCGACCCGATTAAGCAACTACCAGACACGGAGCACCCACAATGACCGTCAGCGACATCGCTGCTCGACTGGACACGGCACGCCACGAACGCCTGGCCATCGCGCCATTCAGCGATGCCGATCCCGGGTTCGAACTCGAGCTGGGCTACCGCGTCCAACACCACCGTCGTCTAGGCCGCCCGCTCGCAGGCTGGAAGCTGGGGTTGACCGCACAAGTCAAACAGCGCCAAGTCGGCGTCGACACCCCGCTGTACGGTTTTCTCGACGCCGCAGATCGCCTGAGCCTGGGCCAACCGCTACCCACCGACACGCTGATCGCACCGCGAGCCGAACCAGAGATCGTCTTCACCCTGGGCGACGACCTCGCCGGACCACACATCACTTCTGCAGACGTACTCACAGCAACCGCAGCGGTGGCGGCCGGTATTGAAATCCTCGATTCGCGCTACCGGGACTACCGTTTCCGGGCGGCCGACTTAGCCGCCGACAACGTATCGGCCGGACGCTACCTGGTCGGACCACCACGCCCACCACGCGGACTGAAACTCGATCTACTCGGTGCCGTCCTGACGAAGAACGGCGACATCGTCGCCACCGCGGCCGGTGCCGCTGTCATGGGCCATCCCGCCGCCGCGGTCGCCTGGCTGGCCCGCCGACTGCACGATGACGGCGAAGAGGGGCTGCGCCGCGGTCAGGTCATCTTTTCCGGCGGACTGACCGCCGCTGTTCCCGTCGCCGCGGGCGACACCATCACTGTCGATATAGGTCACCTCGGCCGCATCGCACAGACCTGCACCTAGCGCCGACAATTTCAGGAGACCACCCGTGCCCATCATCGACGTGACACTCATCGAAGGACGCCCGCCGCACGTTTTGCGCGAGTTCGCGGACACCATCACCCGAGCGGCCCACGAGCTCCTCGAAGCGCCCGTCGAGTCGGTGCGCGTCATCGTCCGCCAGGTACCGCCGGGCATGTTCTTCGTCGGCGGCAAAGACCGCAGCGTTGTCGAGCACCCTGCGCCGCGCCTCGGCTCATCCTGAGGGGATGGCGTCGTCAAGCTCGCGAGTGATCAGTCGGTGAAGGCGCGCGAGTACCTGCAGCCGTCGCGGTCGGCCCACGGCGTGACACCTCGTGCCACGGGCCCAAAGGTGATGCGCTCCGGCAACCGCTCATCGGCTCCGATGCGGAAGGTGGACGGTCCGACCGCGATGAGTTCGGCGTCCTCGCCGGGTGCCTCGACACCGCCGGAGGCGATGAGCACCAGGCGTCCGCGCCGCAGCACCACGCGGAAGTTGGTGAACCATGGGGAATAGCATCGGTAGTGCCCGCAGAACGCCTCCAGTGCACCATCGGACACCGATCCATCGATGTCGGTGGGGCGGCCGGTGCCGACGGGAGTCAGCTCTTTGGCTCCCCAGGTCCAATGGCCGTCGTCAAAGGTGAGTGCGTACTGATTCAGGGAGGGCAACGTCGTGACGACGCGTCGCCCCCAGGTGCGCAGCAGGGGTGCCTGCTCACCGTCGCTGGACACCATCAGTCGTACCCGATTCCCGCGGTGTTCGGCGATCGATACGCACACGGACAACGCTGGTTCCATCGGGGGGATTTCCGCTGGGGCATCGGTGAATTCGCCAAGGCATCCCAGCTCCTCGACGCGTGATGCGTCCCACCAGCGCGGGTCGAGCCGGTCGGTGTCCACCCGGCCCGGTGTGGTGAGTTCTGTCGCGGTGCTGCGCGCGATCGCCTCGGCGACGGGCGTGTCACCATTGGCGTTGGTGACCACGCACACGGCGAGGCCATGATCGAGGTCGGCCATCAGGAACGACGCGTAGCCGACCATGCCGCCACCGTGCGTCAGAACGCTACGGCCCTCGATGCGTTCGACATTGACTCCGAGGCCGTAGCGGCTCGATTCGGTGGTGGGCACGCCAGGTAGATCCAGCACGTCCTCACCGGCGGGCGCAACGGACGACAGCATGGTGTCGAATGCGGCGGCGCTCAGCACCGTCGTACCGTCGACAGTGCCTCGTCCGAGCAACATGCGGGCGAAACGGCCCAGATCGGAGCCGGTCGCCGCGAGATTGCCGTCGGCTCCAGCGACTTCCAGCCACGGTGCGGGCACGAGGCGGTCTCCTGGGATCCACGGCCGATCGTCGTGCAGAGGTTGGTGGCCCCGGGCCAGCGACTCGTAGTCGTCGTGTGTGATGCGGGCGATGGTGTCCTTCATGCCGAGGGGGGCAAGGATGCCGTCCCGGACCAGATTCGCCAGCGGCCGCCCGGACACCTGCGCCGCGGTCAGGCCAAGCAGGATGTAGCCGAGATTCGAGTAGTGAAAGAAGCTCCCCGGGGCCGCAGGCGATGATTCGCCCGCGTACAGGGTGGCCTGACCGATCTCGTCGGGCAGCGCGTCCACGCTGGCGACCAGCCCTGCCGTGTGATTGAGCAGCCGCTCGAGCGTGATCCCGTCTGCGCGCAAAGGCTGCGGAACCCAGTCGAGCACGCTCGCAGCGGGCGCATCGAGTCGAACGAGTTTCTGCTCGGCGAGCTGCAGGAGCACGATCGACGTGAATGTCTTGCTGATCGAGCCGATCTCGAAGCGGTGGTGGGAGCCGACGGGGGTCCCCGAACTGAGGTCCGACTTCCCGAACACGTGGGAGAAGATCTCACCTCGGCGGTCGACGGCCACCACCGCACCGCCGGGCACTGCCCACTGTTTGGCGATGGCGTTGATGACCGCGCATGCCGAATCGCTCACCCGCTCACCGACTCGGCAGCGGGGACCAGTTGCTCCCGGCGCAGCAGGTCGTCGAACGTCTCGCGTCGGACCGCCAACCGAGACGTGCCGTTGTCGCAGAACACCACTGGAGGCCGCAGCGCGGTGTTGTAGTTGTTCGACATCGTGTAGCAGTAGGCGCCCGTCGTCGGCACGGTGATGAGATCACCCACCCGCGGACTGACCACCGGCACCTGCTGGGCGATCCGGTCACCGGACTCGCAGTGGCGACCGACGACGTCGACGATCTCGGCGGGGCCACTCCGGTCGATCACCGACGGCTGGAACGCCTGACCGTAGAGCGACACCTCGAGGTTGTCTCCCATGCCACCATCGACAGCCGCGTGGGTGAGCACACCGCGTTTGACGGTGACGACGCGGTAGACGGTGATCCCGTTGCGCGCCACCATCGAGCGGCCGGGCTCCACCAGGAGTTCGACGTCTTTGCCTAGGCGATGGTGCACAGCCGAGACCAGGCACTCCGCGTACTCGTCGACCGACGGCGCTGAGTCATCGCTCGTGTACCGCACGCCAAGGCCTCCGCCGAGGTCGTAGACGCCGAACCGCTCGAACTCCGCGAGCGCGGCCACGGCGGCCTCGAACTGCGTGAGGTCAAGTAGCTGCGACCCCACATGAGCGTGTAAGCCATGAAGATCGAGCAGGGGCTGCCGGCGGATCTCGCGAATCACGTCGGCAACCTGGTCGGACGGGATGCCGAACTTGGAGGCGTCGTGACCCGTCATCATCGCCGCATGCGTCTTCGCGTCCAATGACGGGCTCACCCGCAGCAGCACGGGTACGGGTGCATCCGCGATGCGAGCGATGCGCTCGACATCGTCGAGATTGTCGACGACGACATAGCGCACACGCGACTCGATCGCGACGCGCACGTCCTCGTCGGTCTTGGCGTTGCCGTGGAAGACAGCTCGGCCGGGGTCGGCGCCGCTGGCCAAGGCCAGCCGCAGTTCACCCGCCGAGGCGACATCGGTACCGCACCCCTCCCGTGCCACCACGCCGATCACCGACGCCGACGGAAAGCTCTTCGATGCGAACAGGATTAGCGATCGAGGATGTCGGCGGGTGAACGCGTCGACGTAGGCGTGTGCTCTGCGCCGCAGCGCACCCTCATCGATCAGATACGCAGGGGTGCCGTACTGCTCGGCCAGATCTGCCACCAGGCATCCGCCGATGACGAGGCGCCCGTCTGTATCCAGGGTCGTGCCCTCGGGATACAGGGAAAGGTCGATGTCGGCGGCGTTCGGCATTGCGGTCATGACGACTTCTCCGGGTGGACGTGTGGGTTCATCACTGGCGTCGTGCCTGCTGGGATCGACACGCCTCGTCGTGGCGGGCGAAACGCTCGGCCCACTCCGCGGCGCGCCGGGGATCGGGTTCGACGATCTCGGGCCGCTCATCGGGCGTGAGTTCCCGATCGGTGTCCGTCCAGTTCAAGGCATTTCGGCCCGCGAACAGCGCGGCGCCCAACGCCGAGTGGTCGCGCTCGTTGCGTTGGCAGTGCACGGCCCGACCGGTGGCGTCGGCGAGGTCGCGCCGGAACGTCTCGGAGGTGGCACCGGATCCGCTCATCAAGATCGGGCCGCGAGCCCCGGCTGCCTCGTCCAGTGCCTCGATGCACCGGCGCGACTCGAGCACGATGCCCGCGATGAGCCCCCGCGCCAAGTCGGCCGGGGTGGTGCGCAGGGTCAAACCCTCGATCGACCCGATGAGGTTGGGGTCCCACAGGGCGCCCTGCTCGCCGGGGGACAGGTAGGGGAGTACCAGCGGAGCCGACGCCAGAGGTGCCGTTGCGGCGAGATCGGCCAGTTCGGCGGGCCCGCCTGCGACGCCGAGCAGATTCGCGAGCCATTCCACCGCCGATCCCGTTGCGAGGAGGTCCATCTCGAGTCCGAACCCGTCGTCGGCCATGGGCGTCACCAGGAAGCGTCCGTCATCGTCGACTCGGGCCGTCGACGAGTGGCCGAGGATGACGTTGCTCGTGCCTGCGATGTACGCGACGGCGCCGGGTGCCCGCACCCCGAGGCCGTATGCCCCGAGCACCGAGTCGGCTGCACCGAGTACGACAGGTATGCCTGCTGGACAACCCCACCCAGCGGCGACGTCGGCACGAAGTGGCCGGCTCGCATTCGACGCCGCGATATCGGGGACGTGGCTCACCTTCGCGGCGGCGAGTATCTCGCCGTCCCAACGACCATCGTGCAAGTCGTAGGCGCCGTAACCGGATGCCGTGCTCGGATCCGTCAATAGCTCCCCGGTCAGGACCTCGTACAGGTAGTCCTTCGCGCCCGCCACGATGGCGTCCGGCGTCAGGCCGAGCCGTACGCGGCGGGCATGCATCGCGAGCAGGTATCTGCCGTCGAACCTCTGTCCGGTTCGCCGGTACAGGGTGGCCGGGCCGATGGCGGCGGCGATGTCGTCACCCTCGGCCTCGGCACGCCCGTCCTTCCAGGTGATGGCCGAACCGATGGGGACGCCGTCCTGCCCCAGGCTCACCAGGGTCGGCAGCATCGCCGAGAGCGCGATGGCCCGCCACGACGTCGCATCGGTCTGCGTGGCGAGCTGCGCAAGCGCTCGGTGGCAGGCATCGAGCCAGTCGGCCGGATTCTGTTCAGCTGCACCGGGTTCCGGCTGCGAGGTCGGATAGCTTACGCGGGCGCGCGCAACGCACCGGCCATCCTCGCCGACGGCGACCGCCTTAAGGCTGCTGGTCCCCAGGTCCAGGCCGAGTGCGAGAGGCTCGCCCTCTGTCATCGAAACGGCCCGGTTCGGCCGCGGCCGGCTAGAACTCACGCGCCACCACGGAGAGCGCGGCATCGGCCGCGGTCAGTGTGTCGTCGATGTCGGCGTCGGTGTGTACAAGCGAGACGAAGAGATTCTCGAACTGCAGCGGGTGGAACAGCACGCCGCGCACCACCATCTCTTGATACCACCGCGTGAAGACGTCCTCACGGGCGTTGGCCGCCGCATCACGCCAGTTCTTGATGGGTTGGTCGGTGAACCACAGCTGAAACACCGTTCCGATCCCCTCCACGTACGCGTCGATGCCCTTCTCCTGCGCGAGGGTCTTGAGCCCGCGACCGAGCCGGTCGCCCAGCGCGCGCTGGCGCTCGTAAAGACCTGGTTCGGCCAGGATGTCCATGGTGGCCGAAACTGCGGCGCATTGCACGACGTTGGCGTTATACGTTCCCGAGTGGGAGTACGTACCGTCGGCGATCAATCTCATCGCCTCGGTGGTACCGCCCACCGCTGCCACGGGGAAGCCGCCACCGATGCCCTTGGCGTACGTGGTGAGGTCCGGACGGATTCCGAACCACTCCTGGGCGCCGCCGCGTGCGAACCGGAAGCCGGTGATGACCTCGTCGAAGATCAGCATTGCGCCATACTTCGTGGTCTGCTCTCGGAGCAGCTCCAGATAGCCCGGCTCGGGCAGAATGCAACCGGTGTTGAAGACCGCAGGCTCGGTCAGCACGGCGGCCACTTCCTCGCCGCGCTCCTCCATGAGTGCGACGAAACTCTCGGGGTCGTTCCAGGTGAGCACCACGAGGGTGTGCTCCAGTTCGGCGGGAACGCCGCCTCCCATGGCGACGGGGCGCGGCCGATCAGCGGGGCCGGCCAGCTTCGGATCCACGTGGTTGGACCAGTACACGGTGTCCTGCCAACCGTGATAGTGACCTTCGAACCGCACGATCAGCCGCCGTCCGGTGGTCGCCCTCGCGAGCCGGACGGCCGTACCGACGGCCTCGGATCCGGAGTTGGTGAATCGGACCTGTTCCACGCCGGGCACGGCGGCGATGACCTTCTCGGCCGCCTCGATCTCGAGTTCGTATGGCAGGCCGAAGCATGTGCCGTAGTCGTGGATCGCGTCGGTGACGGCCTGGGTCACACCGGGGTGCCGGTGCCCGAGAATCATCGGGCCCAGGCCCAGCAGATAGTCGATGTACTCGTTGCCGTCGACGTCGCGCAGGCGCGAACCCTGCCCCTCGGCCATGAAGATCGGGTACGGCTTCCAACCATTGCGCGGTAGGCGAGCGGTGCTGCCGGCCCCGCCGGGAATCGAGCGGCGCGCGCGTTCGTAGAGAGCCTTGGTGGTCGCGGTCCGCTCGGCGTAGGCGGTGTCGAACGTCGTCATGGAGTGCCTTTCCTCTTGCTGACTGGTCATCCCAGTGCACTCATCATACTAAGTATGTAGAGCAATGAGATCAAAACGTGGGCGAGGTGAGCAACTCGATGAGGGCGCGCACCGGAGTGCCGGTTGCCCCCGCGGGCCACGGATGAGCCTCACCCTCGAGCCAGGCAGACGAACCGTTGTCGATGTGCACCCACGGCACGTCGTCGACGAAGGTGCGCAGGTAGGTGGCCGCCAACTGGCCGGAGTCGGGAACGGCGGTGGGCGCGTTCGCGATATCCGCGACGCGTGACGACAGCAGCGAGACGTAGGAATCGTGCAACGGCAGTGCCCAACCGCGGTCGAACGCACGACGGCCGGCATCCACGACGGCGCGGGCGAGTTCGTCCGATGTTCCCCAGCACCCCCAGAACGCAGATCCCACGCCACCGGAGTCCGTCAGCGTTCCCACGTCGATCAGACGGGATGGGTTAAGTGCGGCAAGCCAACTCAGCGCATCGGCGAGTACCACGCGGCCCTCGGAGTCAGTGTCGAGAACCTCGGTGGTTCGCCCGCCGGGATGTGACACGACGTCTCCCGGTCGAAGCGCGCTTCCGCTCGGCATGTTCTCCGCGATCGGCAGGAGTGCAGTCACTGGTCCGGGGACGCCGAGGCGGGCCGCGGCGATCACCGCGGCAGCGACGGACGCCGCCGCGGCCATGTCTGATTTCATCCAGCTGAGTTCACCGAGGTTGCGTTTCAGGTTCACCCCGCCGGAGTCGAACGTGATCCCCTTGCCCGCCAACGCCGTCAGTGGACCATCGCCTGCGATGTGCAATGCGACGACGAGGGGAGCCTCGACGCTTCCGGCTCCGACGCCGAGGGTCCCGCCGAATCCCCGCTGACCCAGTGCCGCCTCGTCCCATGTTTCGACGACGACCGAACCGGGTGCCAGCTCATCGGCGAACTCAGCAATGGCGCTGGCGAAGTCGTTGGGGCGCAGTGAGTTCGGTGGCATCTCGACCAACTGGCGCACCCAACCGGTGGCCCGTGCCACCGTCGCGGCACGGGCGAGGATCGAGTCCGAGTCCGGCTGCGAATCGTCCACGACTTCCACGGCGACGGGCGTCGCAGGCGCGTGCGGGTCACGTTGATACCGCCAGGCGCCGATCGCATGGCCCTGCGCGACCGCATCGAGGGCGCCCTCTGCCTCCAGGGCGAGCGTCGAGACGACGGCGCGAGCGTTTCCCGACGCCACGGCCGCTTCGAACAGGTCGTACGCAGTGTCGACACGACGCCCAAGTCCGACCAGCACGACTCGGACCGGGCCCGCGGGACCCGTCAGCACGGCCGTGCAGCGTGCCGCGCGCCGGCCGTCGAAATCAGGACTGGCAGCCGCGATGGCACCGAGTTCGGCGCCGAGCACATCACCCACCACAGCCGATCCTCGCCCCCCGTGCACACCGTCCGGTCCGGAGAACATGCCCACGACGAGGTCGGCTCCAGGGTTTCGCTCCAGCGCGCGGGCGAGGTCGTGGCTCGGCCAGCGGTTAATGGATGTACCGCTCACTTGACGGGGTGAACCTGGAGCAGCGTCTGTGTCGAGAGATTGTTGACCGACCCGACGAGCGGAGATAACAGGAAGCCCGTCCACGACGGTGAGTGCGCCTCGATCACGTTCTGGTAGACGAGCACGATGTAGGGACGGTCGTCGAATGCGATCCGCTGCATCTGGTTGATGATCTGCTGGCGTTCCGCACGGTCGCGGGCCACCGCCTGCGCGGCGTACAGCTCATCGTAGGCAGGATTGCAGTAGCCGCTGTCGTTGTTGTTGCCCCACTGTGCGCACGTGAGCACACTGAGCTGGAAGTCGGGGTCCACCGGCGGAATCCAGTCCCACATCGCCAGGTCGAACTCGTCGTAGCCGCCATCGGGGCCAAGGATTGCATTGGTGGCCGCATCGGTGTCCATCTTGCGCATCACCAGGCGCACGCCGACATCACGCAGATCGTTCTGCATGGTCTGGAACATCCGGTCCCCGGCGCCGTTGATCTCGGTCGGGAAGATCACGTCGTACGTCATGGGAAGCCCGTCGGCGACCCGGATGCCGTCCGAACCCTTCGTGTAGCCCAGACCATCGAGGATCGCATTGGCCTTGACCACGTCGAACGGCAGCCCGTTGATCGAGTCGTCATGCCATCCCGTGGCCGGTGCGACGATTGTCGAGCCTGGAGTCGCCATCCCGAGCCACGCGGTCTTGACCATCTCCGCTCGGTTCATCGCGTACTCGAACGCCTTGCGCACCTCGGGGTTCAGCAGTTCGTGGTGATTCTTCTTCTTGGGATTGGTGTTGATGATGAGTTCGTAGAACCCGGAGCCTGCGGTGGTGCCGACTTCTTGTCCGGCGTCCTTCAACGAGGGAACGGTCGTCGCCGGAGTC from Mycolicibacterium sp. YH-1 harbors:
- a CDS encoding YncE family protein — its product is MTFSPVREGRSGDVLAVVSQSGPTVSFFDAASDAMLDTVELLAEPHELCFDPKQRLLWCTNTYFSGYYHANAGRRTQLTVIDPDARRVVDTVDLAPEHGPHGLALDSTRGRLYVSVEGSDDRQGGVVVIDTATRKMLGRIDTGAPGPHWFVIDPEGEKGYASNKEAPFVSIVDLAAGTFTPVEVPGSEGLAVSTDGSELYVAAPYGSFSPGQAEQRPLSGIRIIDTKAAVVLDMLPTENVVFPVYLSSTGVLLAGELRMSADDSSALGRHAPGRLIAFSTATRERVAAVELTGRFPLTITASPDGRLGYVAAVTSSTVDIVDLQTWEVLNSLTIAKRGEPGAHGLAYIPRLS
- a CDS encoding 2-keto-4-pentenoate hydratase, whose translation is MTVSDIAARLDTARHERLAIAPFSDADPGFELELGYRVQHHRRLGRPLAGWKLGLTAQVKQRQVGVDTPLYGFLDAADRLSLGQPLPTDTLIAPRAEPEIVFTLGDDLAGPHITSADVLTATAAVAAGIEILDSRYRDYRFRAADLAADNVSAGRYLVGPPRPPRGLKLDLLGAVLTKNGDIVATAAGAAVMGHPAAAVAWLARRLHDDGEEGLRRGQVIFSGGLTAAVPVAAGDTITVDIGHLGRIAQTCT
- a CDS encoding tautomerase family protein — encoded protein: MPIIDVTLIEGRPPHVLREFADTITRAAHELLEAPVESVRVIVRQVPPGMFFVGGKDRSVVEHPAPRLGSS
- a CDS encoding serine hydrolase; the encoded protein is MSDSACAVINAIAKQWAVPGGAVVAVDRRGEIFSHVFGKSDLSSGTPVGSHHRFEIGSISKTFTSIVLLQLAEQKLVRLDAPAASVLDWVPQPLRADGITLERLLNHTAGLVASVDALPDEIGQATLYAGESSPAAPGSFFHYSNLGYILLGLTAAQVSGRPLANLVRDGILAPLGMKDTIARITHDDYESLARGHQPLHDDRPWIPGDRLVPAPWLEVAGADGNLAATGSDLGRFARMLLGRGTVDGTTVLSAAAFDTMLSSVAPAGEDVLDLPGVPTTESSRYGLGVNVERIEGRSVLTHGGGMVGYASFLMADLDHGLAVCVVTNANGDTPVAEAIARSTATELTTPGRVDTDRLDPRWWDASRVEELGCLGEFTDAPAEIPPMEPALSVCVSIAEHRGNRVRLMVSSDGEQAPLLRTWGRRVVTTLPSLNQYALTFDDGHWTWGAKELTPVGTGRPTDIDGSVSDGALEAFCGHYRCYSPWFTNFRVVLRRGRLVLIASGGVEAPGEDAELIAVGPSTFRIGADERLPERITFGPVARGVTPWADRDGCRYSRAFTD
- the lysA gene encoding diaminopimelate decarboxylase, whose translation is MTAMPNAADIDLSLYPEGTTLDTDGRLVIGGCLVADLAEQYGTPAYLIDEGALRRRAHAYVDAFTRRHPRSLILFASKSFPSASVIGVVAREGCGTDVASAGELRLALASGADPGRAVFHGNAKTDEDVRVAIESRVRYVVVDNLDDVERIARIADAPVPVLLRVSPSLDAKTHAAMMTGHDASKFGIPSDQVADVIREIRRQPLLDLHGLHAHVGSQLLDLTQFEAAVAALAEFERFGVYDLGGGLGVRYTSDDSAPSVDEYAECLVSAVHHRLGKDVELLVEPGRSMVARNGITVYRVVTVKRGVLTHAAVDGGMGDNLEVSLYGQAFQPSVIDRSGPAEIVDVVGRHCESGDRIAQQVPVVSPRVGDLITVPTTGAYCYTMSNNYNTALRPPVVFCDNGTSRLAVRRETFDDLLRREQLVPAAESVSG
- a CDS encoding FGGY-family carbohydrate kinase, giving the protein MTEGEPLALGLDLGTSSLKAVAVGEDGRCVARARVSYPTSQPEPGAAEQNPADWLDACHRALAQLATQTDATSWRAIALSAMLPTLVSLGQDGVPIGSAITWKDGRAEAEGDDIAAAIGPATLYRRTGQRFDGRYLLAMHARRVRLGLTPDAIVAGAKDYLYEVLTGELLTDPSTASGYGAYDLHDGRWDGEILAAAKVSHVPDIAASNASRPLRADVAAGWGCPAGIPVVLGAADSVLGAYGLGVRAPGAVAYIAGTSNVILGHSSTARVDDDGRFLVTPMADDGFGLEMDLLATGSAVEWLANLLGVAGGPAELADLAATAPLASAPLVLPYLSPGEQGALWDPNLIGSIEGLTLRTTPADLARGLIAGIVLESRRCIEALDEAAGARGPILMSGSGATSETFRRDLADATGRAVHCQRNERDHSALGAALFAGRNALNWTDTDRELTPDERPEIVEPDPRRAAEWAERFARHDEACRSQQARRQ
- a CDS encoding aspartate aminotransferase family protein, coding for MTTFDTAYAERTATTKALYERARRSIPGGAGSTARLPRNGWKPYPIFMAEGQGSRLRDVDGNEYIDYLLGLGPMILGHRHPGVTQAVTDAIHDYGTCFGLPYELEIEAAEKVIAAVPGVEQVRFTNSGSEAVGTAVRLARATTGRRLIVRFEGHYHGWQDTVYWSNHVDPKLAGPADRPRPVAMGGGVPAELEHTLVVLTWNDPESFVALMEERGEEVAAVLTEPAVFNTGCILPEPGYLELLREQTTKYGAMLIFDEVITGFRFARGGAQEWFGIRPDLTTYAKGIGGGFPVAAVGGTTEAMRLIADGTYSHSGTYNANVVQCAAVSATMDILAEPGLYERQRALGDRLGRGLKTLAQEKGIDAYVEGIGTVFQLWFTDQPIKNWRDAAANAREDVFTRWYQEMVVRGVLFHPLQFENLFVSLVHTDADIDDTLTAADAALSVVAREF
- a CDS encoding M17 family metallopeptidase — encoded protein: MSGTSINRWPSHDLARALERNPGADLVVGMFSGPDGVHGGRGSAVVGDVLGAELGAIAAASPDFDGRRAARCTAVLTGPAGPVRVVLVGLGRRVDTAYDLFEAAVASGNARAVVSTLALEAEGALDAVAQGHAIGAWRYQRDPHAPATPVAVEVVDDSQPDSDSILARAATVARATGWVRQLVEMPPNSLRPNDFASAIAEFADELAPGSVVVETWDEAALGQRGFGGTLGVGAGSVEAPLVVALHIAGDGPLTALAGKGITFDSGGVNLKRNLGELSWMKSDMAAAASVAAAVIAAARLGVPGPVTALLPIAENMPSGSALRPGDVVSHPGGRTTEVLDTDSEGRVVLADALSWLAALNPSRLIDVGTLTDSGGVGSAFWGCWGTSDELARAVVDAGRRAFDRGWALPLHDSYVSLLSSRVADIANAPTAVPDSGQLAATYLRTFVDDVPWVHIDNGSSAWLEGEAHPWPAGATGTPVRALIELLTSPTF
- a CDS encoding ABC transporter substrate-binding protein; translated protein: MKPSRILALVTSCVVAFSAIGCGGSTGSSAAVLRIGVSAAIDSLNPFVSGSDYSSVAYQYVYPHLTEYDTNDLSLQPSFATKWETSPDGLTWTFETVKDAQWSDGQPLTAKDAAFTLNMIHQYQDGPTGKLAGFMQNLTSAVADGDDKLVVTYAEPVSNVLAQMQQLPILPEHIWSQYATGDGKAITTFQNDAPMVSGGPFLLKEYKKDQLALFDQNPKWWGDTKPQITGFGLQFFANSDAMVTALRTGQVDMIGESTPATTVPSLKDAGQEVGTTAGSGFYELIINTNPKKKNHHELLNPEVRKAFEYAMNRAEMVKTAWLGMATPGSTIVAPATGWHDDSINGLPFDVVKANAILDGLGYTKGSDGIRVADGLPMTYDVIFPTEINGAGDRMFQTMQNDLRDVGVRLVMRKMDTDAATNAILGPDGGYDEFDLAMWDWIPPVDPDFQLSVLTCAQWGNNNDSGYCNPAYDELYAAQAVARDRAERQQIINQMQRIAFDDRPYIVLVYQNVIEAHSPSWTGFLLSPLVGSVNNLSTQTLLQVHPVK